Proteins found in one Candidatus Nitrosocosmicus arcticus genomic segment:
- a CDS encoding YsnF/AvaK domain-containing protein: MHVSNNKDNIDWKNVVKKEVIGTDGLDLGEVVEIGDNFIVIQKGLLNKKRFVIPISTAESFDGDILRVKVNQNELSGYEETSEPKFKDYSTFKSSDMSTEMETKIPVIGENLVVSKKVVEDTVDIIKEPIKETRTVEIDLTYEKVTIERIPYNNEQKGMKESPDQNKGEGGSDIEKPVSSRTQISIPLKREVPVIIKNPYIREEVIVRKKPVKETKIITTDVTNEEVTFEDKDHNRSMTQ, translated from the coding sequence GTGCACGTTAGTAACAATAAGGATAATATAGATTGGAAAAATGTTGTTAAAAAAGAAGTAATTGGCACCGACGGTTTGGATCTGGGAGAAGTTGTAGAAATTGGCGATAATTTCATTGTCATACAAAAGGGATTGTTAAACAAGAAAAGGTTCGTAATACCAATTTCAACCGCCGAAAGTTTTGATGGTGATATACTCCGAGTAAAAGTTAACCAAAACGAGTTATCTGGATATGAGGAAACATCTGAACCAAAGTTCAAAGACTATTCTACATTCAAATCGTCGGATATGTCTACAGAAATGGAGACTAAAATTCCTGTAATAGGGGAGAATCTCGTAGTGTCAAAAAAGGTTGTCGAGGATACAGTTGATATCATAAAAGAACCTATTAAAGAAACAAGAACTGTTGAGATAGATTTGACCTATGAAAAGGTTACCATTGAACGTATTCCATATAACAATGAACAGAAGGGGATGAAAGAATCTCCTGATCAAAACAAAGGGGAAGGGGGGTCAGATATTGAAAAACCCGTGTCATCGAGAACTCAAATTTCTATTCCATTGAAAAGAGAGGTCCCAGTAATAATCAAGAATCCATACATACGTGAAGAGGTAATCGTAAGAAAAAAGCCAGTGAAAGAGACCAAAATAATTACTACTGATGTGACAAATGAGGAGGTAACTTTTGAAGACAAAGATCACAATCGTAGTATGACACAATAA